ACGAAGAAGCCGAGATATATCTGGAGAGCTCCCTCAAAGTCGGGGCTGGCTCTCGTCATCCCGACTATGGTGTATTCCTGCCCCTCCCGTATCAGAAAACGCTGAGAAAGCTCGGGAGGGATGGTTGCGATTAAGCTGTTACCGCTTCTTCTGATGACGCCGCGGAAAACAACCGTGTCCTCAACCCATGACAAACTCTTCGCCTATTTATGCAGAGGCTCCGACCGTATAAAGGGTTTGTGTTCCGGGCTTATGGAAAGCATTTAGCCACGCCGCTAGAAGTCTTCCTCTTGGGGTTAGGCTGTATTGCACGCGGATGGGGCTTTCGCAGGTTTGAACCATTCTCTCTACAAGACCGTGTCTACATAGTTTTCTCAGCCTGTCGGAGGCGATTTTCCAGCTGAGTCCCGGGAGAGAGTCGACGAGCTCGGCGCTGTGGAGAGGCCCATCTCCAAGTGTCTGGAGAATTTCTTTTGACCATTTGCATTTCAGCACCTCGGCCAATACATGTGACGGGACATGAGGTAGAAGTGGTTTAACCAGCTCCCCTATCTCGCGGCCCTTTTCCGTCAATATGTAGCCGGATACATCCATGGAGACAAGCTGATGTTTCATTAGGTTTGAAAGCTTGTGTGCCAGTACTTTCTGGCTTATGCCGAGGCTTTTGGCGAGGTCGGCGAACCTCCGCGGCCCATCGACCATCGAAACTATGATGGGCACTGTCCATTTGCATCTGAACACCTCCGAGGAAAACTGGTGCGAAACAGCTCTCAGCATTCCTTTACGCAGAAACACCGCTGAGCCTTTTTTAAGTTTTAGAGGGTTACCAAAAAGTAACAGCCTAACCGTTTGGAAACCATTTGCTCAAATATCGTCACATGATCGGGTTTGTCATGGTTCAGCAGATTCCAGGATACACATATGGAACAAGAGAGGTTCCGCAGGCCCCTGTTTCGGACGAGGAGTTCCGCCTGCTTAAGACAACGGTTTTGATGACCGACGAGGATATCAGGTATCTCCGCATGGCTGGTGAGGTTCTCCGCGACCAAGTGGATGACGTGCTCGACCTCTGGTATGGCTGGGTAGGCTCCCACAAGCATCTCGTCTACTACTTTGGCGACCGCAAGTCAGGCCAGCCGATAGGCGAGTATCTACAGGCTGTGAGGAAAAGGTTTGGTCAGTGGATTCTAGACACCTGCTTCAGAGAATATGACAGGGATTGGCTCAACTACCAGTATGAAATCGGGCTACGCCACCACAGGAGCAAGAAAAACAAAACAGATAAAGTGGACTCGGTTGACCACATCCCGCTACGCTACCTCATCGCCTTCATAGTGCCTATAACAGCCACCATCAAGCCGTTTCTGGCGAAGAAAGGCCATTCACAGGAAGATGTCGAGAAGATGTATGCGGCGTGGTTCAAGGCCGTGACGTTGTCGGTTGCACTGTGGAGCATACCCTACGCGAACAAGGGCGAGTGGTAAAAGCCTACTGCTTAAACAATTCCTTCAAATCTTTCGCCTCTCCTCTTTTTACATATGTTATCTTTGTTTCGAGTCTTACTCTTAGGCCGAGGCTTCGGAAAAGGTTGTAGAGCTCTCCGCCGTCAAGCGGCTCCGATATCTGCCCCATCTTGATGAGCTGGGCGAGTTTCTCAACTATTGCAGCGGTTTCTACGGGATATTGCTCATACGCGGCCTGCAGCACCTCGTCTCCTCTCGGGCCCAGATGCTTCTTAACCACTTCGAGAGGTGTTTCGGCTGGTGCGGGTTTGGGCTGCTGCTCGGCTTTCACCTGCCCCGCCATCGACGCTAGCTGCATCATCTTCTTCAGCTTAAGCCGCTTCAGCTCAAGGTCTTCTGACAAGGCTACGCAGGCCTCCTAACACCAAGCCTGACACTGCTCAACAAAACTGATGGGCCCCCGAACCATACAGGAATTCCCTGCATCGGGTCCCCTTTTCCGCAGTAGCCTGCGTAGAACTTGAGGTCGTCAGCAACAGCTTTGACAGAGGACCAGAGGCCCTTCGTCGTCAAGTCAACCACCGGGTCTCTTATCATTTCTGCGAGCTTTCCGTCTCTAACCCTGTATGCCACGACGCCGACATAGCGCTGGTTCCACCGCCTGTCGTCGATGTTCCACTCCTGATAGGATTTGATGTAGACGCCGTTGCGCATGATTTCGAAGAGTTCTTCGAGGCTGTGGTCACCGGGCTTGAGGTAGGTGTTGGCCATGCGGACAATCGGTTCTTTGCTGTAGCTGTTGGCCCTCGAGGCGCCGTTGCTATGTGTGCCCAGTTCTGCAGCGGTTTCACGGTTGTGAAGCAAACCGCTCAAAACACCTCTGTCAATCAATACGCGTTCAGACGTGGCTACGCATTCGTCGTCGTAGAGATAGTAGCCGAAGGAGCGTGGAAGCCTCGGGTCATCCACGACCGTGACATGTTCGCTGCCTATCCTCGTGCCGAAGAGCTCGGGCTTGACATAGGTCTCACCTGCCTGCGCAGCTTCTCTGCCCAGCATCCTGTCAGCCTCACCCGGGTGGCCGCATGACTCGTGGCAGACAAGCCCCACAATCTCGGAGCCGAGAACCACGTCCACAGGCTCCCGAGGCGGCTCAACACCCTTCAGCAAAGCCTTAGAAATGTCACGGGCCTCCTCAGCCAGTCTGCCGGGCAGGTCCCATCTCTCAACCGCTTCCCAGCCGGAGGATTCTCCGAGGTTCTCAAACCGCTGGACAACACCGCGCTGCGGGTGATAGGCTGTGATTATGTAGTTGGCTGTGGCGCGTTCAACCATGAATCTGACGTCTCCGCCGTCGCTGTTGACCACATGCTTCTCGGTGCCCCATTTCCCTAACTCGATGAACCGTGAAACAAGCTTGACGCCGAGCTTATCAGCTGCCTCGACACCCGCGGCATCGGCCTCCTTCAACAGCTCAATCTTATCCCTGTTATCCACATCATCATAGCGAATCCTCGGCTTCTTGATGTCCGAGGCCTTGACAAGCTTCTCCTCCGACATCCTGACATCCTGTGACCTTGTGACAGCTGCCTTAGCCATGCCGAAAGCAGCCGCGACAGCCTTCCGCAGAGACGCTCTATCAAGCTGGTTTACGTATGAGAAGCCGAGGCTACCTCGGTAGAGAAGCCGGATACCCACCCCCTCTCGACAACATCCGCCGACACCTCCGGGACACCGTTCTTCAAAACAATTTGCGACTGATGATCCCGCTGAAACCGTGCCTCAACATACGAAGCACCCAGCTCACCACCCCTCTTCAAAACAAACTCCAGCAAATCCTCCACATCCATCGGCCCGACACCACATTCAGGTGGAGAACGAGATATATAAACGGTTAACAAGCACTGTGTAAGCTCATATAGCGGAGCAGGCTCTTCATACTCTGGTCATGAAGGCGAAGAACTACCGCAGGCCCGAGGGAATGACCTACGCCCGTGTAGAGTACATCCACGGCCCGCCACCGTCCCGCATAACCAAATACAACGCAGGCGTCTACCGCAGCGACTACACCCACGAGCTTTTGCTGATTCCGGAGACAGATTTGCAGATACGTGATGTCGCAATCGAGTCGGCCCGCATAACAGTCAACAAGTATTTGACGGAGAAGCTTAACGACAGGTTTTACCTAGAGGTCACGGCGCATCCTCACCACGTTCTCCGGGAGAACAAGATGATTTTCGGAGCACATGCTGACAGGCTGCAGGAGGGTATGAGAAGAGCTTTCGGGAAACCGATTGGGAGAGCCGCACGTGTCGAGATGGGTGAGCCTGTGTTCAGGCTCCTTACCTACGCCGATGGCGTGAGAGCGGCCCGTGAGGCCCTCGAGCTCGCGGCGAAGAAACTACCTAAGAAATACTACATCGTGGAGAAGGTTCTCGCCCAGAGTGCCTAGCCCCTTGTCACATGAAGCAGAAATCTATGTCGACGGCGCTTCGAGAGGCAACCCGGGACCCGCGGGCATAGGCTACATAATCAAAATCGGAGACCAATCATTCAAACACCGGGAACATATCGGTGTGGCGACCAACAACCAGGCAGAATACCATGCGTTAATCAAGTCGTTGGAGAAAGCGCTACAGCTAGGTGTCAAAAAAGCCCATGTTTACAGCGACAGCGAGCTTCTCGTCAAACAGGTAAACGGCGCCTACAAAATACGGAACAACACGCTCACAATTCTGCACCAAAAACTACAACAACTGATAACCCGTTTCGAAGAATTTCATATCACTCATGTCGATAGAGAGAAAAATAGGGAGGCCGACAGGCTGGCCAACCAAGCCATCGACGAGGCTATGCCTTAACCGTGATGACCGCCGGCTCCTGAACAGTTTTCTTCGAGGCCTCCCTTATCCGTTTCAACATTGCCTCATACTCTTCCTCGCTCATGCAGTGGCACATAGCATCAATCCCCCATCAAAACCGGGTTATAACATTTTTTCAACTACCGACTTTTGGCAAAACTGTTCTAATCGTGACCATCTCCGACAGCGAAATCGACGTTGCCCCCTCATTTAGCTTGGCCTAATGGTCTTTCTAAAATCAGCTCTACATGTTTTCCCCCGCCCATAGGTAGTGTCGCTTTCTGCTGGCATCAGGCTTTTATTTGTCTGTTTGTGACTGGGGCTGTGGTTAGGGTTGTTAAGCTTTCTGGTTTGCGGAAAGCGGTTGCGGAAAGGCTGGGCTACAGTTTTCGGAACAGCCTACCCGTCGCGTTGATGACGGAGTATGATGCGGGGCCGTTGATGATGGTTTATCGCGGGGCGCGGGAGAAATTTGGTGAGAAAAGTCCAAGCATAACCGCTTACGTTGTTAAGTGTGTTGCCTCGGCGCTCACCGTCCACGGCGAGTTTAACGCCAACATAGAAGGTGATGAGATAAGGGTGCTTGACGAGGTTAACATAGCTGTGGCCGTTGATACGCCGCGGGGCCTCTACGCTCCAACCATCAGAAACGTCGACAAAAAGACCGCTGTCGAAGTGGAGGCTGAGCTAAGGGCCCTCGCCGAGAAGGCTGTCAAGGGAACGATAACGTTGAACGAGCTGGCGGGCCACGGCTTCACAGTCTCCAACCTCGGACACCTAGGCGTCACCCACTTCACGCCGATAATCAACCCTCCCGACATCGCGATTCTCGGAGTCGGAGCAATTAAAAACACGGGAGATAGACACCGTGGATACCTTACACTAGTCTTCGACCACCGCGCAGCCGACGGAGCTCCCGCCGCCAGATTCCTAGAGGAGATAAGGCATCAGCTCGAATCCTTGGACGGAGAGTGAGCGGCGACGGTTTCAGCTGTCTCCGTGTTGGCGAGTCACAGCGCCCTTGATGTGTTGGATGGCGCGCGTGAGGAGGGGTTTAGGACTGTCGCGGTCGCGAAAAGAGGCCGTGAAAAAGCCTATCGAATGTTTCCCGTGGTGGATGAGCTTGTGCTGGTCGACGAGTTCCATGAAATCATCGAGGACCATGTATTGGAGAAGCTTGCCGACAGCGTGTTTGTGCCTAACAGGAGCTTCGCTGTCTACGTCGGCTACGACGCAATCGAGAAACAATTCAGGATACCTGTTTTCGGTAACCGTTTTCTGCTGCGGTGGGAGGAGCGTGTCGGCGAAACCAGCTACTATAGGCTGCTTGACGCAGCTGGCATAAGGAGGCCGCGGACATATCGGCTTGAGGACGTGGATGGTCCCGTGATGGTGAAGCTGCCCGAGCATGGGAGACCGTTTGAACGCGCCTTCTTCATAGCAAGCGATAGAAAAAATTTGGAGAAGAAGCTGGGAGAAATGATTGCGAAGGGGCTTGTCGATGAAAAGTCTCTGGAGCGGGTTTCTGTGGAGGAGCTTGTTCTCGGCGCGCATTTCAACGCAAACTTTTTCCACAGCGTGGTCAAAGGCAGGCTGGAGCTTCACAGCATAGACAGACGGATACAGAGCAACCTCGACGGCGTCATCAGACTGGCCGCGGCGGAGCAGCTGGAGCTCAACCCGCTCATCCGCTACATCGAGGTGGGCCACGAGCCCGCAACCATCCGCGAAAGCCTCCTCGAAAAAGTCTTCACAATCGGCGAGAAATTCGTCGAAGCATGCAGCCGACTAGTTTCACCGGGTGTTATAGGGCCTTTTACGCTACAGTTTCTCGTCACACCTGAGCTTGACCTCGTGGTCTATGACGTGGCTCCACGGATAGGTGGAGGAACCAACGTCTACCTCGGGTTCGGTGGCCAGTATAGTAAGCTTTACCATGGAAGACCCGTGACCATGGGCCGTAGGATTGCGATGGAGATAAGGGAAGCGGTAGAGCAAAACATGTTGTCAAGGGTTACGACATGAAGCAGGTGAGGGACTATGATGTTGAGAAGCTCACGGTAGCGACGGTGGCGAGCCACACCGCTCTCCAGCTCCTCCGCGCAGCCAAGAAAACAGGCTTCAGAACAGCAGCCATCTGCCTAACAGACAACAAACCATTCTACGAAAAATTCGGATTCATAGACGAAATCTACACAGCTTCTGTCGACACGTTGGACAAGCTCGCGCCAAAACTCACTGAACACAACACCGTCTTTATACCGCATGGCAGCTTCGTCGAATACTGCGGCCCCGAGAAGGCCCAATCCTTCAAGGTGCCGTTTTTTGGAACACGGCAGCTCATCGAGGTGGAGGCCGACCAGAGAAGAAAAATGATGCTGCTCCGTGAAGCAAGTATACCTACGCCGGAGGAATATTCGTCACCCGAGGAAGCGGAGCCGCCGGTGATAATCAAGCTGGCGGGCGCAAAAGGCGGAGCAGGCTATAGCCTTGCCTTCACCAAAGAAGAGCTCGAGGCAAAAACAAGAAACCTCAGCCAACCCCACATCATCCAGCGATACATCATAGGCGTCGGCGTCTACATGCACTACTTCTCGTCACCCATGTTCGGAAGAGTTGAAGTCTTCGGAGCAGATACACGATACGAGACAAACGTTGACGGCCGTGTCTTCGGATTGGCTGAGCCCAGCTTCGTCGTCGTCGGAAACAGGCCCCTAGTGGTCAGAGAATCACTCCTGCCACGCTACATGCGCTACGGCGAACAATTTGCATCAGCCGTTGAGCAAACTCTCGGCACACCCATGATAGGCCCCTTCTGCCTCGAAACAATAATCACAGACACATTCGAAATCAAGTGCTTCGAGTTCTCCGGCAGAATCGTGGCGGGCACAAACGTCTACATGGGCACAGGCTCACCATACTCAGTCCTCTACTTCGACAAGCCCATGGACATGGGAGAAAGGATAGCCCATGAGCTGAGGGCCGCCGCTGAAAAAAACTGTCTCGAAAAAATCACGAGTTAAACCTTATAGGCTGTGTTGGGGCAGGTTTGGCTGGTGTGGACTGGAGCGGTGTGAAGCTGGAGCAGATTGGGTTGGTGGCTAGCCCCAGTGGAGAGAATGGGGCGATGTGTATTCTCCAGGATGGTATGGAGACAAGGGTCACGACCGAGACGCTTGTGCTCATCGAGAACCGGAACGGTAACAAGCTGCTAGCGGTCTGCCGCAGCGGATTGGGCAGCAACGACTCGCTCAAAACAAACGTCTACAACCCTGGAGTAGCCTATGCGAAGACAGGAAAAGGCCCCAGCACCGCGAAAGAATTCTTTGGCTACCAGCTCGTCGTCATCGGGGATGTGACAGACGGGTCAATCAAGCCCAACAGATTGATAATAGCTCCTGCGTCAAAGGTGTACAGGTTTGACGAGGGCTTCAACCCTAT
The sequence above is drawn from the Candidatus Caldarchaeum subterraneum genome and encodes:
- a CDS encoding zinc-dependent protease, TldD/PmbA family — translated: MGIRLLYRGSLGFSYVNQLDRASLRKAVAAAFGMAKAAVTRSQDVRMSEEKLVKASDIKKPRIRYDDVDNRDKIELLKEADAAGVEAADKLGVKLVSRFIELGKWGTEKHVVNSDGGDVRFMVERATANYIITAYHPQRGVVQRFENLGESSGWEAVERWDLPGRLAEEARDISKALLKGVEPPREPVDVVLGSEIVGLVCHESCGHPGEADRMLGREAAQAGETYVKPELFGTRIGSEHVTVVDDPRLPRSFGYYLYDDECVATSERVLIDRGVLSGLLHNRETAAELGTHSNGASRANSYSKEPIVRMANTYLKPGDHSLEELFEIMRNGVYIKSYQEWNIDDRRWNQRYVGVVAYRVRDGKLAEMIRDPVVDLTTKGLWSSVKAVADDLKFYAGYCGKGDPMQGIPVWFGGPSVLLSSVRLGVRRPA
- a CDS encoding 5-formaminoimidazole-4-carboxamide-1-(beta)-D-ribofuranosyl 5'-monophosphate synthetase, which gives rise to MRDYDVEKLTVATVASHTALQLLRAAKKTGFRTAAICLTDNKPFYEKFGFIDEIYTASVDTLDKLAPKLTEHNTVFIPHGSFVEYCGPEKAQSFKVPFFGTRQLIEVEADQRRKMMLLREASIPTPEEYSSPEEAEPPVIIKLAGAKGGAGYSLAFTKEELEAKTRNLSQPHIIQRYIIGVGVYMHYFSSPMFGRVEVFGADTRYETNVDGRVFGLAEPSFVVVGNRPLVVRESLLPRYMRYGEQFASAVEQTLGTPMIGPFCLETIITDTFEIKCFEFSGRIVAGTNVYMGTGSPYSVLYFDKPMDMGERIAHELRAAAEKNCLEKITS
- a CDS encoding large subunit ribosomal protein L10e, producing the protein MKAKNYRRPEGMTYARVEYIHGPPPSRITKYNAGVYRSDYTHELLLIPETDLQIRDVAIESARITVNKYLTEKLNDRFYLEVTAHPHHVLRENKMIFGAHADRLQEGMRRAFGKPIGRAARVEMGEPVFRLLTYADGVRAAREALELAAKKLPKKYYIVEKVLAQSA
- a CDS encoding ribonuclease HI, with the protein product MSHEAEIYVDGASRGNPGPAGIGYIIKIGDQSFKHREHIGVATNNQAEYHALIKSLEKALQLGVKKAHVYSDSELLVKQVNGAYKIRNNTLTILHQKLQQLITRFEEFHITHVDREKNREADRLANQAIDEAMP
- a CDS encoding 5-formaminoimidazole-4-carboxamide-1-(beta)-D-ribofuranosyl 5'-monophosphate synthetase; its protein translation is MLASHSALDVLDGAREEGFRTVAVAKRGREKAYRMFPVVDELVLVDEFHEIIEDHVLEKLADSVFVPNRSFAVYVGYDAIEKQFRIPVFGNRFLLRWEERVGETSYYRLLDAAGIRRPRTYRLEDVDGPVMVKLPEHGRPFERAFFIASDRKNLEKKLGEMIAKGLVDEKSLERVSVEELVLGAHFNANFFHSVVKGRLELHSIDRRIQSNLDGVIRLAAAEQLELNPLIRYIEVGHEPATIRESLLEKVFTIGEKFVEACSRLVSPGVIGPFTLQFLVTPELDLVVYDVAPRIGGGTNVYLGFGGQYSKLYHGRPVTMGRRIAMEIREAVEQNMLSRVTT
- a CDS encoding pyruvate dehydrogenase E2 component (dihydrolipoamide acetyltransferase), which translates into the protein MPPHLAWPNGLSKISSTCFPPPIGSVAFCWHQAFICLFVTGAVVRVVKLSGLRKAVAERLGYSFRNSLPVALMTEYDAGPLMMVYRGAREKFGEKSPSITAYVVKCVASALTVHGEFNANIEGDEIRVLDEVNIAVAVDTPRGLYAPTIRNVDKKTAVEVEAELRALAEKAVKGTITLNELAGHGFTVSNLGHLGVTHFTPIINPPDIAILGVGAIKNTGDRHRGYLTLVFDHRAADGAPAARFLEEIRHQLESLDGE
- a CDS encoding transcriptional regulator, HxlR family; translated protein: MFLRKGMLRAVSHQFSSEVFRCKWTVPIIVSMVDGPRRFADLAKSLGISQKVLAHKLSNLMKHQLVSMDVSGYILTEKGREIGELVKPLLPHVPSHVLAEVLKCKWSKEILQTLGDGPLHSAELVDSLPGLSWKIASDRLRKLCRHGLVERMVQTCESPIRVQYSLTPRGRLLAAWLNAFHKPGTQTLYTVGASA